The following coding sequences lie in one Arachis ipaensis cultivar K30076 chromosome B03, Araip1.1, whole genome shotgun sequence genomic window:
- the LOC107630441 gene encoding protein TIFY 10A, with product MSSSSEYSEISGQKPARSPEKSSFSQTCSLLSQYIKEKGNFGDLTLGITCNTEPSGSPETSCQSATTMNLFPTKENNVAPKSLTLTGTAMDLLSPQGAYRANLPSEEIPNLINSSAVKSVSKGLKTAQLTIFYNGQVVVLDDCPAEKANELMAFAKKGVSQSQNNSVYTYTQSQPSFPPNLARTSAADSSVQAFPNVNIVASSGSNSIHEHSKPQSRPVVCDLPIARKASLHRFLEKRKDRIASKGPYQAANPIGSANKPAESMSWLELGAKSQE from the exons ATGTCTAGTTCGTCGGAATACTCGGAAATTTCCGGCCAGAAGCCGGCGAGGTCACCGGAAAAATCGAGCTTCTCTCAGACTTGCAGTTTGTTGAGTCAATACATCAAAGAAAAGGGCAACTTTGGAGATCTTACCCTCGGCATCACATGCAACACCGAACCAAGTG GGTCACCTGAAACATCGTGTCAGTCTGCAACAACTATGAACCTATTTCCTACCAAAGAAAACAACGTTGCACCAAAAAGCCTCACACTCACTGGCACAGCCATGGATTTGCTCTCTCCACAAGGTGCTTATCGTGCCAATCTTCCCTCTGAAGAAATTCCAAACTTGATCAATTCCAG TGCAGTTAAGTCTGTGAGCAAGGGCCTGAAAACTGCACAATTGACAATCTTCTATAATGGTCAAGTTGTTGTGTTGGATGATTGTCCTGCTGAGAAGGCGAACGAGCTCATGGCTTTTGCCAAGAAAGGAGTCTCTCAAAGCCAGAACAACTCTGTCTACACCTACACTCAGAGCCAGCCTTCATTTCCTCCTAATTTGGCCAGAACATCTGCTGCTGATTCGAGTGTTCAAGCCTTTCCTAACGTGAATATCGTTGCTAGTTCCGGTAGCAATTCGATCCATGAGCACTCAAAACCTCAGTCCAGACCTGTTGTTTGTG atctaccaattgcaagaaaagctTCGCTTCATCGGTTCCTGGAGAAGAGAAAGGATAG AATTGCATCAAAGGGTCCATATCAAGCAGCAAATCCCATTGGGAGCGCTAACAAGCCAGCTGAATCCATGTCATGGCTTGAGTTGGGTGCTAAATCTCAAGAATGA